The genomic window GGTCACCCATGATGTCGCCCTGATAGTCTTCGGGGGTGGAGGCTTCCACGGCCATGATCGGCTCAAGAAGGATGCACTTGGCTTTCTTGAGGGCGTCTTTGACGGCGAAGATACCGGCCATCTTGAAGGCGTTTTCGTTGGAGTCCACTTCGTGGCTGGAGCCGTCCACGAGGTCGATGTGCATGTCGATCACCGGATAACCGGCGATGATGCCGTTGAGAGCAGCTTCGATGCAGCCTGCCTTGGCGGGGTTGATGAATTCTTTCGGGATCGTACCACCGACCACCTTGTTTTCGACAACGATGCCGGAGCCTTTCTCACCAGGGCGGACCTTGATGACGACGTGGCCATACTGACCACGACCACCGGACTGCTTGACGAGCTTGCCTTCGCCATCGGCGGGCTGGGTGAGGGTTTCGCGGTAAGCGATCTGCGGCTTGCCGGTGTTAGTTTCCACCTTGTGCTCGCGCTTGAGGCGGTCGCAGAGAATTTCGAGGTGAAGCTCGCCCATGCCGGCGATGATGGTCTGGCCGGTTTCTTCGTCGGTCTTGACGAAGAATGTAGGATCTTCTTCGGAGAGGCGCTGCAGGGCATTGGCCATGCGCTCCTGGTCGCCCTTGGTCTTCGGCTCCACGGCCATGGAGATCACGGGTTCCGGGAAGGTTGGCGGCTCAAGCTGAACTTCGAGGCTGTCGTCGCAGAAGGTGTCGCCAGTGCGGACGTCCTTCACGCCCACGAGGGCGGCGATATCGCCAGAATAGCAGGTGTCGATGTCCTTGTGGACGGCTGCCTGAATCTGGATGAGGCGGCCCACACGCTCAGACTTGCGAGTGCGGGGATTGTAGATGGTGTCGCCCTTGGAAACCTTGCCGGAGTAAACGCGGAAGAAGACGAGGCGGCCGAACTTGTCGGACCAGAGCTTGAAGCCGAGGGCGATGAACTTGCCGTTGTCGTCCGGCTTGGCTTCGATGATGTTTTCGGGTTCGTCCACCACGGTGCCCTTCTGAGGCTCGATGTCGAGGGGGCCGGGGAGGTAGTCGATCACGGCGTCGATCAGATACTGCACGCCCTTGTTCTTGAAGGCGGAGCCACCGGCCATCGGGATGATCTTGTTGGCGATCACGGAGCGGCGGAGGCCAGCCTTGAGTTCTTTCGGGCCGATGGGCTGCTCTTCGAGGAACATCATGCCCAGCTCTTCGTCGGAGCTGCAGACGGCGTCCAGGAGCTCATCATAGGCGGCTTTGGCGGTTGCCACTTCGTCGCCTTCCAGGTCACGCACGGTGTACTTGGAGCCAAACTTTTCGTCATCGGAGTAGATGATGGCCTTCTGGTTCACCACGTCGATCTGGCCGATGAGGTTGTCTTCAGCACCGATCGGGATCAGGATCGGGAAGGCAGGAGCACCGAGCTTGGTGCGGACGTCCTTCACCACGTTGAAGAAGTTGGCACCGGTGCGGTCCATCTTGTTCACGAAGGCGATACGAGGAACGCCATACTTTTCAGCCTGACGGTAAACGGTTTCGGACTGGGGCTGCACACCTGCCACGCCGCAGAGCACGAAGATGGCACCGTCAAGCACGCGGAGGGAACGTTCCACTTCAGCAGTGAAGTCCACGTGTCCAGGGGTGTCGATGATGTTGACGCGGATGTCTTCGAGTTCGCGGGACTTGTAGATGCCGGCTTCCTTGAGCTGCTTCCACTTGGCGGTCACAGCAGCGGAGGTGATGGTGATGCCGCGCTCTTTTTCCTGCTCCATCCAGTCGGTGGTGGCAGCGCCGTCATGCACTTCACCGATCTTGTGGATCATGCCCGTGTAGAACAGAATACGCTCGGTGAGGGTCGTCTTGCCCGCGTCGATGTGGGCGCAGATCCCGATATTGCGGGTGCGCTCAAGTGGGAATTCGCGGTTGGGGGAATTGGGGTTCGACATGGGGTCGTTTAAAAGGCGTGAAGTGGACGAGAAAAAGTGATGGGAGAACGATTAGAAACGGAAGTGGGCGAAGGCGCGGTTGGCCTGTGCCTGCTTGTGAACGTCGTCGCGCTTGCGGACGGCATTCCCCTGCCCTTGGGCGGCGTCCTTGAGCTCATTGGCCAGGGCGCGGTGCATGGCCTGACCTTTGCGGCCACGGGCGAAACCGACGATCCAGCGCATGGCCAGGGACTCCTGACGGCGGGGGGAGACTTCGAGGGGCACCTGGTAGGTGGCACCACCGACGCGACGGGCTTTGACTTCCACGCGAGGCTTGGTGTTTTCGATGGCGCGGTTGAAGAGCTCCAGAGGATCGACGCTGTCGGTCTTCTCGTTGAGGGCTTCGATGGCGGAATAGACGATGCGCTCGGCAAGGGACTTCTTGCCATCAAGCATGATGTTGCTGATGAGGGTAGCAACGAGTTCGCTGTCGTAACGGCTGTCCTTGCGAACCTCTTTGTTGTAAACGCGTTTTCTGCGGGCCATGGCGTGGAGAGATGGAGATTTAAATCAGACGGGTTCTTACTTCTTCTTGGCGGCGGCTGCGGCTGCACCGGCCTTTGGACGCTTGGCACCGTATTTGGAACGGCCACGGCGGCGGGCTTCAACGCCAAGGCAGTCAAGGGTACCGCGGACGATGTGGTAACGCACACCGGGCAAGTCTTTCACACGACCACCGCGGACGAGCACGATGCTGTGCTCCTGAAGATTGTGACCTTCACCACCGATGTAGGCGATGACTTCGTAGCCGTTGGTCAGACGGACCTTGGCCACCTTACGAAGAGCGGAGTTGGGCTTCTTCGGGGTGCGGGTCATCACCTGAAGGCAGACGCCGCGACGCTGCGGGCACTTTGCAAGCGCAGGAGACTTCGACTTTACCGCCTTGTCTTTGCGGCCGTGTCTGACGAGTTGATTGATGGTGGGCATGGTGTGAAAGAGCTGTGAGCCTTGGCTTTGTTCGTAGCCAGCTTCGGGGGACAGCGCGCCATGCTCACATTGAGCATACGCAGACTTTTCCGGATCTGGTTCCGATAATGAAGAGCCTCCGTGGAGGGTCTTTATTGAGCCAGCTTCGTGGGGGAGGCTGGGCCTTGGGAGCGCGCATCTTGGCGAGTCCCCAACCATGCGCAAGAACTATTTCACCTTTTTCGAGTTTATTTTCGAGGAGTTATTCACAAGGATCGTGCCGCCCAAATGACATCTTTACACACTGTTAATCAATGACTTACCAGCCAAGTCAAACACACCAAACGCCACACACACCTGCAATGTGGAAAACTTTTTCTTTATCCATTTTGACCTCCCTGACCGCAAAAGCTCGATTTTCAGCGGAGCATGCCCGCCCAATTACTGCCGCGTCACCTGCAGGCGCATAAAGCGCCGGGCGGCGTCCTGCATGCTGACGGGGTCGAAGACTTCGACATTGAGGGGGGTGGGTATGGTATACACTGGGGTCATGCCGGGAAGGGTGAGCGTCCCGCCACTAATGCCCCCTCCTCCCACTCCGATGATGATGAGTCCTCCTGAGACACTACCGCCAGTAGTGCCCCCAGAACTAGGCACACCCTCGGCGACAAAGCCCGGCCCGGTGGTGACGCCGCCACCCGTGCTGGTAGCCACGGTAGTCCAGGGCCCCAGAGGGCTGTCTGCCGTCTGCACTTCATAGGTGATGTCCGTCTTGGCGGGATCTCGCTGAAAGGTCAGGCTGAGATGCTGAGTGCCTGAGTAGTCTTTCAGCGTGGGCTGGGGTGCCGTAGCAGCTGTCGTGGGGTCCATGCCAAGGGCATATTTGAGCAGATTGGGCAGCCCATCCCCGGCAGGAGCAGCGAGGTCCGAGGCGCTGCCGGTGTTTGAGGTGGTGCTAAACCGGGCCTGCCTCCACGCATCCACAGGTGCCAGTGTGGTGAAGGTAGCGTCACTGCCGTAGTAGGTGTTGCCGTAGCTGTCGGAGAGCTTGAGGCGGTAGTGGTAGGTGGTCTGCGGCAGCAGCGGGGCCACGGCGGTACTGGTGGCGACGGGGTCAAATCCCCCCAGCGAGGGCGTGGTCAGGGAGCCGCCGGATGAGGCGCTGGCATAGCGAATGGAGTCCACCCCGTTGTAGGTGACCGGAATGGCTGCATAAGAAGCGAAACCCGAGGCCGAGGCATTGCCACCCGTGATGTTGGAAGGCAGGATGATGATGAGGTTGCTGCCACCACCAAGTCCGCCACCGATCACCAAAGTCCCCCCGCCGCCGATCACCACCCCTCCTGTGAAGGCCTGCGCATTGGCGTAGCGGAAGAGCGTGGATCCCGAGGTGATCAGAGTATAGCCTGCCGCAATATTTTGCCCATAGGCCGTGGTGGTGCCGAAGTCAAAACTGGCGGTGTAATGCCCGCCCTGGTTGTTGCTGGTGCCATTGAGCATGGCCGAAATGGGCTGGACGCTGGTGGCTGCTGTAGTGATGACGGTGGGCGGAGCCAGGGTGTGCACCACGGTGTCCGGCCCTGTGGCAGAGCCCTCAGCATTCGTCACCACCACCCGAAAGTGGTAGTCCGTGTCTGCGAGCAGTCCCGAGATGTCATTGGTGGAAATGGCCCGGGTGCCTGCGGCGGACGTGGTCGTGGAGGTGTACTGACTGCCATAGGTGGTGTCCGTGCCATACTCGATGACCACCGTGGCGGGCGAGCTGCCGGTCTCCACATCCGCGATCACCCGGGCAGCCGTGGTGGCCAGCGGTCCGGATACCGTGGTGAGGGATGAGGGCGGCGTGGCGGGAGCGCCCGTGGTGAAGGTCTGATCCGCACCATAAAAGCCCTGGGTGGTGTCGATGGAGGTGTGGTTGGAATTGAAATAGATGGCGCAGAGGCGGTAGTGGTAGGTGGTGTTGGGCAGGAGATGCCCGACGGTGGCGGTGACCGGGGTGTCCGCCGCGCCGCCTAGGTAGTTCCCAGCTGGAGAGATGACCGTGCCATAGCTGGTGGTGGTGCCAATCTGGAAGAAGAGGCCGAAAGGCCCGCCGCCGCTGGCATTGCCGCTGCCGCTGAGCACGGCGGTCATGTCCGTCACACCAGTGGCTGCAGCAGTGGTGACGGTGGGCGAGCCCTGCGTGGTAAAGGTGCCGTAGGCGCTGTAGGTGGTGCCCTTCACATTGGTGGCACCGCAGCGATAGCTGTAGGCCGTGGAGGGCTGAAGCTGGGTGAAAACCGCCTTTTCTGTAGATACCACCTGGCCTGGACTGAGTGTGGACGGGAAGCCTGAAACTTGCTGGACTGCTCCGCCAGCCACCGGCTGGCATTCCCAGAAAACCGTGGTGTAGGCTGTACCCGCATCCAGGTAATTAATTCCCACGGTCGTGGAGGTGACCCCCACCTGAGCTGCATAAACAGTGCCTAGTGTGGGCGCGATGTTGTCATTGGTGGTAAAGGATCCATAGGCGCCGTAGGTGGTGCCGCGGGCGCTGGTAGCCCCGCAGCGGTAGGTATAGAGGGTGGCGGCCTGCAGTCCGGTGAGCTGCACGGATGAGGCGGTGCTGCTGCCGAGGGTCACACTGGCGGGCGAGCTGTCGATGGTCTGCACAGAGCCGCCCGCAGCTTGGTATTCCCAGAAGATGGTGGCGTCTGCACTGCCCGCGCTGACGGCATCGACCGATAAAGTGGCCGTGGAGATCCCGATCTGGCTGGCGGAGACATTTCCCACCGTCGGCGCGGAGCTGGCCGTGGTGGTAAAGGTCATGTCTGGCCCGGTGTAGTCCTCCTGGGCGGTGCTGAACACAAAGCGCACCCGCGCCCGGTAGTGATAGGTGGTGGAAGGCTGGAGGTTGGAGGCTGTGGCGCTGAAGGAGGTCGGGCCAGTGGCAGTGCCCGGTGAAGCACTGATGCTGGTGCCGTAGCTGGCAGTGGTGCCGAAATCAAAGCTCAAGGCTGCCCCCCCGATAACCCCCGTGATGACCAGGTCACCATTGAGCACGGCGGAGAAATCCTGCACCGCCGAGGCCGCGCCTGTGGTGACGACAGGCAGGCTGGCGGTGGTGAAGGTGGCGTCCGTCGCGGTCACGCTCCCCTGCGCATTGGTGAGCACGCAGGTCATGTGGTAGGTGGTGCCAGGAGTAAGGCCGGACAGCTCTGCCAGCACAGGGCCATAGGTACCCAGCGGCACGGTTATGAGGGAGCTGGCGGTGGCCCCGTAATCGGTGGTGAGACCGTATTTAAAAGTGCCGCTGGTTTCAGAGCTTCCGGCATAGACTGGGTAGCAGGCCACCGCAGCCATAGTGGGCGTGGCGGCAACAGCCACCATAGACCCGGCCGTGGGCGGCGTGGTGGCGGCGGCGGTGGTGAAGGTCTGGTCCGGTCCGTAGAAGACGATGCTGCTGTCGTAGTAGTAGGAGGCCTTGAGCCGGTAGTGGTAGGTGGTGCCCGGCAGCAGCCCCTCAGGCTGGGCACTCATGGGAGTAGCGCTCGTGCTTCGAAAGTAGGTGGCAGCGGTGTAGGTCTGGCCGTAGCTGGTCGTGGTGCCAAACTCAAAGACCACATTGAGCAGTTCCCCATCCGTATTAGCGGTGCCATTGATCGTGGCGGCCAGATCCGTGACCCCGGTGGGGGCGGTTGGGGTCAGCACCGGCCCCATGTGTGTGGTAAAGGTGTAGTCCGGGCTGTAAACGGTGGCCTGCTGGTTCACCGCCTTGGCACGAAAGTGATAGGTGGTGCCGGGCGTGAGCCCCGTGGCGGTGGCAAAGCAGGTGCTGTAGGCGATGACGTCCTTGTCCACCTGCGTGGGGCTGACCACCTCGGAGCCGTAGCTGGTGGTGAGCCCGTATTCATAGGATACGGTGGTCTGCGAGCTGCCTGAGAGGAGGGAGTAGAGCGCGAAAGACACCTGAGTGGGTGCGAGCGAGTTCACCCCAGCCAGCGGGGTGCCCAGCGTGGGCGGATTGGCCAGCGTGGTAAAGGTCATGTCATTGCCCACATAAGTGCGGGTGCCATCCAAGCTGGTGGCGGTGATGCGGTAGTGGTACGTCGTGTTGGTGGCCAGACCTGAGGGCGCAAAGCTGCAATTCTGCACTCCCGTGCCAAAGAAGTAGGACGACCCTTGTGTGATGTAGCCGTAGCTGTCCGTGAGGCCATACTGAGCCCGCACCTCAAAGGTTTCCCCCATCGGGTCGATCGTGCCGTTCAGAGAGGCATTGGAATCTGTGACTCCGGTGGCGGCGGTGGTGGTGACCACGGGTGTCACGGCCAGGACAGGGACTGCAGCCAGGAGCCACAGCACGAAAAAAAGCCTCCCCGCAACACCATGAAGTGTTCGTAGGGAAAGCCTGCTCTTGATGGTCGGCAAATGCAGCATTTTTTTGATTCTGCAATGGAGCCCCCCTGTTGGCAAGCTTTTCGCAGCCCCGCTCTCCCTCGGAGCGCAAGGCGGCGCGAAGGGCATTTGCGTCTGCACAGGTTCACGCCACACTGGAGGCATGCGCCTGATTTTTTGCCTCCTCCTGCTAGCAACCGGCCTGCTCCGTGCCCAGCAGCCGGTTATTCCGGAGCGCAAGCTGGAGACCCTGCTGCTCATGCCGGAGCCCAAGGCCATGCGCGGGCCCTGCTCCGTCGTGCTGGCCCAGGCCAAGGAGACGGTCTTTACCTGTTACAAAGAGAGCCCCGGATCGCCAGCCGGCGTGGAGGCCTATACCGAGCAGACCTTTCCCCGGCTGGGACTGAGCGTGGAATCCTTTGCAGCCCGTGCGCGCGCCGCTGCGGACAAGCGCCTGCTGCAGATACGTCCGGAACTGATCAAAGGAGAAGACGGCAGGATTGCCTACGCGGTGTATCGGGGCGACTCACCGCTCTATGCCACGCTGCTGCTGGCCCCTTCCCTGCCAAAGATCTTTGAGGAACTCTTTGGCCAGGAGCTCTGGGCGGTGTCCCCTGACCGCCACTCCCTTTATATCTTCCCCGCCCGCGCTGATCTGCTGCAGGACTTTGCCGAAGACCTGGCCGACCGCTACGCGAGCGATCCCTATGCCGCGAGCTGTGAAATCTTCTCGCTCAAAGCCGGAGCCGAGCCCCGTGTGGTGGCCTCGTTTGTGGTGAAGGACTAGGCCCCTTATTCAGGCTGGACGCGCAGCCGTATTCATGATTGGCTTGCGGTTCCCGACCATGAAAGCCCGCCTGCTGCTCTCCGCCCTCGTGATCTCCGCCACCTGCAGCCTGGGTGCGGATACTCCGGCTCAAAAACCCGCCAGCAGCGCACCAAGCACCGAGACCCCCAAGGAAAAAGCTCCGCCCGGAAGACCCGGAGGCACCACGATGGATGTGCGGGCCTTTTTGATCAACACCAAGTGGAGCTGGCGGAATGTCCGGGCGGGTGTGCCTGACCGAGAGTGCGTCTTCATGGCAGACGGCACCTTCCGTCACCCCAATTTCGTGGCCAAGTTCACCGTCAAAGATCCGCACACCGTGGTGCTAACCCGCAAGGGCGGCAAAGCGGTGCTTACCTTTGATGCAGACTTCCAGAACTTTGAGGCGCTGGACTTCAACCAGATCCGGATCACGGGCAGCAGGCTGTAAACACTGGCCGCAGGTCGATTGAAGCTGGCCCCGTCATGAGTGCCCCCCTCTCACGGCCCGTCAAAGATCACGGTGTCATCTCCCGTGGATTCCTTCGCAGCGCCCTTTTTGTGCTCCAGTCCCTCCGCGCGGCGGCGGCGGGCGGCGGCAAAGAATTCTTTGAGAATGCCCACGCACTGGTCATTGAGCACGCCCGAGGTGATCTCGGCACGGTGGTTGAGATTCGGAGCCTGCAGCAGGTTCCAATAGCCACCGGCCCCGCCTCCCTTCACATCGGGGCAGCCAAAAATGACACGGCGGATGCGGCAGTGCATGATGGCCCCGGCGCACATGGGACAGGGCTCCTTCGTCACGTAGAGGTCGCAGTCCGTCAGCCGCCAGTCGCCCAGCGCGCTCTCGGCCTGCGTCAGCGCCAGCATCTCGGCATGGGCGGTGGCGTCTTTGAGCGTTTCCACCTGGTTCCAGGCGCGGCCGATGATGCTGCCCTGGTGGACGATGACGGCGCCGATGGGCACCTCGTCCTGGCTGGCGGCTTTGCGCGCCTGGCGCAGCGCCTCGCGCATGTAGTGCTCGTCGTCGAAGGGATTGATGATGATCTGGGGCTCGGTCACGCAGCTTTATTAAACGCAGTCCGCGGCAACTCAAACCTTGAACTTTAAACCCTCAACCTTATCTCAAGGCATGGATCACACCACGAACATCATCCTCCCTTCCCTGCTGGCCTCCGACTGGTCCAAGATCGACTCTGAGGTGAAGCGCGCCGAGGCCGCCGGGGCGCAGTGGCTGCACCTGGATGTGATGGACGGAAACTTCGTGGACAACATCTCCTTCGGTCCGCAGATGGTGCAGGTGGTGCGCAAATGCACGGGCATGTACCTGGACGTGCACCTCATGATCCACCGCCCTGACCACTACCTGGAGCGCTTCATCAAAGCCGGGGCGCAGAACATCACCATCCATGTGGAGGCACAGTACGACACCAGCGTCGCCGAAACCCTGAAGCGCATCCGTGCCGCCGGCCTCCATTGCGGTCTGGCGCTGCACCCCAGCACGCCGTTTGAAGCAGCGCTGCCTTATGTGAAAGACATCGACCTCCTGCTGATCATGACCGTGGTGCCCGGCTTTGGCGGACAGCCCTTCATGGAAAAGGAGACCATGCCCAAGCTGGCCGCCGCACGCGACTACCGCGATGCCCATGGCCTCAAATACCACCTGGAAGTGGACGGCGGCATCTACACCAACACCGCCCCCATCGCCAAACAGCACGGCGCCAATCTCTTCGTCTGCGGCACCTCCTCCTTCGGCCCCGCCGACATGAAGCAGGCCATGAGCGACCTGGCGGCCTCGGTGGCGTAAAATCGTCCTCCACAGAGAGCGAGATACCAGAGCATAAAAAAGGGCGGGATGTGCATCCCGCCCTTCTTGATTTGAGTGCTTGAGATCCAGGCAGGCTATTCCGCCGCAGGGGCCGGAGCAGGCTGAGGAGCGTGGTCGTCGCCATGATGGTCGTCATCGTGGTGATCGTCGTGCTCATCATGCTTGTCCTCACGCGGGTCATGCCCTTCAGCATGCAGGATGTCCTTGTGCTCAGTGACGCCCTTGAGGTGCGTCTTGAACTTGCGGTGACGCTGGCGCTCGGGGAGCGGGCTGATCTGCATGTTGATGTTACGGCCGGCCATGCGCGGATCCTGGTCCACGTGCCCCATGGTGATGAGGTCTTCCTTGATCTTCTTGGCCAGCTCGTGCCCGAGCTCCTGGTGCGCCATCTGGCGGCCGCGGAACTGGAGCTGGATGCGGACTTTGTGACCTTCAGCCAGGAAGTCTTCGGCGTGCACGATCTTGATCTGGTAATCGTGGGGATCGATGCCGATGCGGAATTTCATTTCCTTCACCTTGCCGCCCTTCTGGTGCTTGTGGGCCTCCTTCTTGTGCTTCTCCTGGATGTACTTGTACTTCCCGTAGTTGACGATTTTGCACACGGGCGGATCGGCGTTCGGCGCCACTTCAACAAGATCCAGACCACGCTCCTTGGCGATGCGGATGGCCTGCTGCGTGGGCAGGATGCCGAGCTGGTGGTGCCCGTCCTCCTCGACGACGCGGACCTTGGGCGCACGGATGCGCTCATTCACGCGGGTCTGATCGACGAAACGCCCATTGTTCGGGCGGTCGCGGCCGCCGGGGCGATTGCCACCGCCACCGGGGCGGAAGCCGCCGCCGGCACCTCCCTGATAACCACCTGGACGTGGCGGGGGGCCTGCGGGACGTGGAGCACCGCCCATGGCAGGGCCTGTCGGACGCTGCACTGGATTGGACGGACCTGCCGGGCCTGTGGG from Prosthecobacter vanneervenii includes these protein-coding regions:
- the fusA gene encoding elongation factor G codes for the protein MSNPNSPNREFPLERTRNIGICAHIDAGKTTLTERILFYTGMIHKIGEVHDGAATTDWMEQEKERGITITSAAVTAKWKQLKEAGIYKSRELEDIRVNIIDTPGHVDFTAEVERSLRVLDGAIFVLCGVAGVQPQSETVYRQAEKYGVPRIAFVNKMDRTGANFFNVVKDVRTKLGAPAFPILIPIGAEDNLIGQIDVVNQKAIIYSDDEKFGSKYTVRDLEGDEVATAKAAYDELLDAVCSSDEELGMMFLEEQPIGPKELKAGLRRSVIANKIIPMAGGSAFKNKGVQYLIDAVIDYLPGPLDIEPQKGTVVDEPENIIEAKPDDNGKFIALGFKLWSDKFGRLVFFRVYSGKVSKGDTIYNPRTRKSERVGRLIQIQAAVHKDIDTCYSGDIAALVGVKDVRTGDTFCDDSLEVQLEPPTFPEPVISMAVEPKTKGDQERMANALQRLSEEDPTFFVKTDEETGQTIIAGMGELHLEILCDRLKREHKVETNTGKPQIAYRETLTQPADGEGKLVKQSGGRGQYGHVVIKVRPGEKGSGIVVENKVVGGTIPKEFINPAKAGCIEAALNGIIAGYPVIDMHIDLVDGSSHEVDSNENAFKMAGIFAVKDALKKAKCILLEPIMAVEASTPEDYQGDIMGDLNRRRGKIQGMDSRGTTAILRAEVPLAEMFGYSTAIRTLSSGRASYSMQPSHFEQVPNQIVEQIVEQRGGSKS
- the rpsG gene encoding 30S ribosomal protein S7, whose translation is MARRKRVYNKEVRKDSRYDSELVATLISNIMLDGKKSLAERIVYSAIEALNEKTDSVDPLELFNRAIENTKPRVEVKARRVGGATYQVPLEVSPRRQESLAMRWIVGFARGRKGQAMHRALANELKDAAQGQGNAVRKRDDVHKQAQANRAFAHFRF
- the rpsL gene encoding 30S ribosomal protein S12 translates to MPTINQLVRHGRKDKAVKSKSPALAKCPQRRGVCLQVMTRTPKKPNSALRKVAKVRLTNGYEVIAYIGGEGHNLQEHSIVLVRGGRVKDLPGVRYHIVRGTLDCLGVEARRRGRSKYGAKRPKAGAAAAAAKKK
- the tadA gene encoding tRNA adenosine(34) deaminase TadA; amino-acid sequence: MREALRQARKAASQDEVPIGAVIVHQGSIIGRAWNQVETLKDATAHAEMLALTQAESALGDWRLTDCDLYVTKEPCPMCAGAIMHCRIRRVIFGCPDVKGGGAGGYWNLLQAPNLNHRAEITSGVLNDQCVGILKEFFAAARRRRAEGLEHKKGAAKESTGDDTVIFDGP
- the rpe gene encoding ribulose-phosphate 3-epimerase, producing MDHTTNIILPSLLASDWSKIDSEVKRAEAAGAQWLHLDVMDGNFVDNISFGPQMVQVVRKCTGMYLDVHLMIHRPDHYLERFIKAGAQNITIHVEAQYDTSVAETLKRIRAAGLHCGLALHPSTPFEAALPYVKDIDLLLIMTVVPGFGGQPFMEKETMPKLAAARDYRDAHGLKYHLEVDGGIYTNTAPIAKQHGANLFVCGTSSFGPADMKQAMSDLAASVA
- the infC gene encoding translation initiation factor IF-3 codes for the protein MGGAPRPAGPPPRPGGYQGGAGGGFRPGGGGNRPGGRDRPNNGRFVDQTRVNERIRAPKVRVVEEDGHHQLGILPTQQAIRIAKERGLDLVEVAPNADPPVCKIVNYGKYKYIQEKHKKEAHKHQKGGKVKEMKFRIGIDPHDYQIKIVHAEDFLAEGHKVRIQLQFRGRQMAHQELGHELAKKIKEDLITMGHVDQDPRMAGRNINMQISPLPERQRHRKFKTHLKGVTEHKDILHAEGHDPREDKHDEHDDHHDDDHHGDDHAPQPAPAPAAE